From a single bacterium genomic region:
- a CDS encoding ABC transporter ATP-binding protein, protein MSTAILTGPAALAASAVTHGYRTERGEIAALRDVSLRIAPGEFCALIGPSGCGKTTLLHVLAGLLRPSAGQVAVPPAGPRRLAAAVVFQGVSTFPWMTVLGNVEYGLRMLGVPRPERSRRAEAELRRVGLAAFRDTYPRQLSEGMRQRVSIARALATDPTVLLMDEPFASLDEQTRLVLQDQLLALWEERRPTVLFVTHSLDEAARLADRVLVMSARPGRIKADIPVPFARPREYREVRRDPAYGAFTARLWDELENELAASTSLPAQISSLRAAESPRGPASAGPPTGKR, encoded by the coding sequence GTGAGTACCGCCATCCTCACCGGGCCCGCCGCGCTCGCCGCGTCGGCGGTGACGCACGGCTACCGCACCGAGCGCGGCGAGATCGCGGCGCTGCGGGACGTGTCGCTGCGTATCGCGCCGGGCGAATTCTGCGCGCTCATCGGACCGTCGGGCTGCGGCAAGACGACACTGCTGCACGTGCTGGCAGGGCTGCTGCGCCCGTCGGCGGGCCAGGTCGCGGTCCCGCCGGCGGGGCCCCGGCGGCTCGCCGCGGCGGTCGTATTCCAAGGCGTCAGCACCTTTCCGTGGATGACGGTCCTCGGCAACGTCGAGTACGGACTGCGCATGCTCGGCGTCCCGCGCCCCGAGCGGTCCCGGCGCGCCGAGGCCGAACTCCGCCGTGTCGGGCTCGCGGCGTTCCGCGACACGTATCCGCGGCAGCTTTCCGAGGGGATGCGCCAGCGCGTCAGCATCGCGAGGGCGCTGGCTACGGATCCGACGGTACTGCTGATGGACGAACCGTTCGCGAGCCTCGACGAGCAGACGCGGCTCGTCCTCCAAGACCAGCTGCTCGCCCTGTGGGAGGAGCGGCGCCCGACGGTGCTGTTCGTGACGCACAGCCTGGACGAGGCCGCACGGCTTGCCGACCGCGTGCTCGTGATGAGCGCCCGGCCCGGCCGCATCAAAGCCGACATCCCGGTGCCGTTCGCGCGTCCTCGTGAATACCGTGAGGTGCGGCGCGATCCGGCCTACGGCGCGTTCACGGCCCGCCTGTGGGACGAGCTCGAAAACGAGCTCGCTGCGAGTACATCGCTGCCCGCTCAAATTTCAAGTTTGCGCGCCGCGGAGTCGCCGCGCGGCCCGGCGTCAGCCGGGCCCCCGACGGGAAAGCGGTGA